The stretch of DNA TTGCCGGGTGTGGGCTCTCTTCATCCCGTGACGTGGCCAAGCCCGCTGAGTCGGCGCCTGTCGTGGAGGTGCAAAGTGAGCCCGCCAGCGTCCAGGGGGCCATGGTCAAGCGGATGGTTGCGCCTGCACCGATGGCGTCGCGATTGGTCATGAACGACTCGATCGCCATGCAATACCAGACCGAGCCTCGGGAGCACTATCAGAACCTCCCGGACAACCCGATTCGCAGCGTTGCCGAAACACCGGTCTCCACCTTCAGCGTCGATGTCGACACCGGCAGCTATGCCAACGTACGACGTTTCCTTAATCAAGGCAGCCTGCCGCCCGAAGGTGCTGTGCGACTTGAGGAGATGGTCAATTACTTCCCTTATGACTACGCCTTGCCCACCGACGGCTCGCCCTTTGGCGTGACCACTGAAGTAGCACCGTCACCCTGGAACCCCCACACCCGACTGTTGCGCATCGGCATCAAGGCCTCGGACCGCGCGGTGGCAGACCTGGCACCGGCCAACCTGGTGTTCCTGGTGGACGTATCCGGCTCGATGAATCGCCGCGAAGGCCTGCCTCTGGTCAAGAGCACCCTGAAATTGCTGGTGGACCAACTGCGCGACCAGGACCGCGTCTCGCTGGTGGTCTACGCCGGCGAATCGCGGGTGGTGCTCAAGCCCACCTCGGGCCGGGACAAAACCAAAATCCGCAACGCCATCGACCAACTCACCGCCGGTGGCTCCACCGCAGGCGCGTCGGGGATCGAAATGGCCTACCAAATGGCCCGCGAAGGGTTTATCGACAAAGGCATCAACCGCATCCTGCTGGCCACCGACGGTGACTTCAACGTAGGCGTGAGCGACTTCGACAGCCTCAAGCAATTGGCGGTCGACCAGCGCAAAAGCGGCGTGTCCCTGACCACCCTCGGCTTCGGTGTGGATAACTACAACGAACACCTGATGGAACAACTGGCCGATGCCGGTGATGGCAACTACGCCTATATCGACAACCTGCGCGAAGCCCGCAAAGTGCTGGTGGACCAGCTCAGCTCGACCCTCGCTGTGGTGGCCCGGGATGTGAAGCTGCAAGTGGAATTCAATCCGGCGCAGGTCAGCGAATACCGATTGCTCGGCTATGAAAACCGCGCCCTGAAGCGTGAGGATTTCAACAACGACAAGGTCGACGCCGGAGAAATCGGTGCCGGGCACACGGTGACCGCGTTGTATGAAATTGTCCCGAAGGGTGAACAGGGCTGGCTGGAGCCACTGCGCTACGCATCGGCAACCAAGGCTGACGGTAAAACTGATGAGTTGGCGATGTTGCGGGTACGCTACAAACCAGCGGAAGGCGGCGATAGCCGACTGATCGAACACCCGATCAGCAACCAGCACAGCGG from Pseudomonas sp. NC02 encodes:
- a CDS encoding VWA domain-containing protein, with product MSRPLLLLRPAAQGFTVTLLVALAGCGLSSSRDVAKPAESAPVVEVQSEPASVQGAMVKRMVAPAPMASRLVMNDSIAMQYQTEPREHYQNLPDNPIRSVAETPVSTFSVDVDTGSYANVRRFLNQGSLPPEGAVRLEEMVNYFPYDYALPTDGSPFGVTTEVAPSPWNPHTRLLRIGIKASDRAVADLAPANLVFLVDVSGSMNRREGLPLVKSTLKLLVDQLRDQDRVSLVVYAGESRVVLKPTSGRDKTKIRNAIDQLTAGGSTAGASGIEMAYQMAREGFIDKGINRILLATDGDFNVGVSDFDSLKQLAVDQRKSGVSLTTLGFGVDNYNEHLMEQLADAGDGNYAYIDNLREARKVLVDQLSSTLAVVARDVKLQVEFNPAQVSEYRLLGYENRALKREDFNNDKVDAGEIGAGHTVTALYEIVPKGEQGWLEPLRYASATKADGKTDELAMLRVRYKPAEGGDSRLIEHPISNQHSGKPSDDLRFSAAVAAFAQQLKGDGRYTGSMSFKDTAALARSARGDDPFGLRGEFVQLVELAQSLQAPAKH